Proteins encoded in a region of the Candidatus Afararchaeum irisae genome:
- a CDS encoding DNA-binding protein yields MTDDIDDLREEKLKKLKEQQGEGQSQEREEREEAEAQKKALLKQTLTAEARERLNTLRMSKPEFAESVEQQIVALAKSGRIQDTIDDDQMKDLLRELQPSGNDYNIKRR; encoded by the coding sequence ATGACTGACGACATCGACGACCTACGTGAGGAGAAGCTAAAGAAGCTCAAGGAACAGCAGGGAGAGGGGCAGTCACAGGAACGTGAGGAACGTGAGGAGGCAGAGGCTCAGAAGAAGGCTCTCCTGAAACAGACTCTGACAGCCGAGGCGCGCGAGAGGCTCAACACTCTCCGTATGTCGAAGCCGGAGTTCGCGGAGTCGGTCGAACAGCAGATAGTCGCACTCGCAAAGAGCGGAAGGATACAGGACACCATAGACGACGACCAGATGAAGGATCTCCTGCGTGAGCTTCAGCCCTCGGGCAACGACTACAACATAAAGAGAAGGTAA
- a CDS encoding 30S ribosomal protein S19e, whose protein sequence is MVTLYDVPGDKMVSQVAEELKDIDEVEPPEWAEFAKTGEHKELPPEESDWWYTRTASIIRKVYTEGPIGVSRLSKEYGGSKNNGSAPAHHERGSRNIIRTALQQLEDAGYVETVEAEGRRVSGEGRSFLDGVAEDVASEIPELEQYQ, encoded by the coding sequence ATGGTCACTCTATACGACGTTCCCGGGGACAAGATGGTATCCCAAGTCGCCGAGGAACTCAAGGACATCGACGAGGTAGAGCCCCCCGAGTGGGCGGAGTTCGCTAAGACTGGAGAGCACAAGGAGCTCCCTCCCGAGGAGAGCGACTGGTGGTACACACGCACAGCATCGATCATACGTAAGGTCTACACAGAAGGTCCCATAGGAGTCTCACGTCTCAGCAAGGAGTACGGCGGGAGCAAGAACAACGGCTCCGCACCCGCTCACCACGAGAGGGGAAGCCGTAATATAATCAGGACGGCTCTCCAGCAGCTTGAGGACGCCGGCTACGTCGAGACAGTCGAGGCGGAGGGGAGACGTGTCTCTGGCGAGGGAAGGAGCTTCCTCGACGGAGTCGCCGAGGACGTCGCCTCGGAGATCCCCGAGCTCGAACAGTATCAGTAG
- the thiL gene encoding thiamine-phosphate kinase yields the protein MEERKLLDRLSRELGVGDDCAVLEFGGDEAKALLTTDMLHRKTDFPEGLEAEVMGWRGVGASLSDVAGMGGDPVASVLAVGVPGLEEETVEAIIKGARDVCEEVSAEYVGGDLDSHDELTVTSTVLGRAESPVRRSGAEVGDAVCVTGELGATALGLRLFEEGENETANGLFRFEPRVAEGIEISEYATSMMDISDGLSVSLHQTAEASDVGFEVESERIPRVDGVDLEEAVFTGEDFELLFTAPRDRLDEISAEFTVIGDCVDETEGVSIDAERLEKRGYQHGD from the coding sequence ATGGAAGAACGGAAGCTTCTCGACCGTCTCTCGCGCGAACTCGGCGTAGGAGACGACTGCGCAGTCTTAGAGTTCGGCGGTGACGAGGCTAAAGCACTCCTCACCACCGACATGCTCCACCGTAAGACCGACTTTCCCGAGGGACTCGAAGCTGAGGTTATGGGCTGGCGCGGGGTCGGCGCGAGTCTGAGCGACGTGGCAGGAATGGGAGGCGATCCAGTCGCGTCGGTTCTCGCAGTCGGCGTCCCGGGACTCGAAGAGGAGACGGTCGAGGCGATCATAAAGGGCGCGAGAGACGTCTGTGAGGAGGTCTCGGCGGAGTACGTCGGAGGCGACCTCGACTCACACGACGAGCTCACAGTCACGTCGACAGTTCTAGGAAGAGCCGAGTCGCCCGTGAGACGGTCGGGAGCGGAGGTCGGAGACGCAGTCTGTGTGACGGGAGAACTCGGTGCGACCGCTCTGGGTCTGCGCCTCTTCGAGGAAGGAGAAAACGAGACGGCGAACGGTCTCTTCAGGTTCGAGCCACGTGTCGCGGAAGGTATCGAGATCTCCGAGTACGCGACCTCGATGATGGACATAAGCGACGGTCTCTCTGTCTCTCTCCACCAGACCGCGGAGGCGAGCGACGTGGGATTCGAGGTCGAGTCAGAGAGGATACCCCGTGTCGACGGAGTAGACCTGGAGGAAGCCGTCTTCACAGGCGAGGACTTCGAGCTTCTGTTTACGGCTCCGCGCGACAGGCTCGACGAGATAAGCGCGGAGTTCACGGTGATAGGCGACTGCGTCGACGAGACCGAGGGCGTGAGTATCGACGCCGAGAGACTCGAAAAGAGAGGTTATCAGCACGGAGACTGA
- a CDS encoding uracil-DNA glycosylase, producing MTIDDLNDEIRSCTRCDDLVDNRTRPVPNQGDPDADVLIVGKMVGYRDDEKGLPYQGEAGKTVDYVLDAYDMTRNDVFLTNLTRCYPPESRNPTKEELDHCAEYFNQELEIVDPDYIVALGKLTAERLLGRDVKLEDEHGEVYNYSTLTFQSKVVVTYNVGSVQYDPTKRDTIVEDIEPVFE from the coding sequence ATGACCATAGATGACCTCAACGACGAGATAAGGAGCTGTACGAGATGTGACGACCTCGTTGACAACAGGACACGCCCAGTTCCGAACCAGGGCGATCCCGACGCAGACGTCCTGATCGTGGGCAAGATGGTGGGGTACAGGGACGACGAGAAGGGACTGCCCTACCAGGGCGAGGCGGGGAAGACAGTCGACTACGTTCTCGATGCATACGACATGACGAGGAACGACGTCTTTCTCACCAACCTCACGCGGTGCTATCCGCCCGAGAGCCGTAACCCGACGAAGGAGGAACTCGACCACTGCGCCGAGTACTTCAACCAGGAGCTTGAGATAGTCGACCCCGACTACATAGTCGCGCTCGGGAAGCTCACAGCCGAGAGACTCCTCGGCAGGGATGTCAAGCTCGAGGACGAACACGGCGAGGTCTACAACTACTCGACACTCACATTCCAGTCGAAAGTCGTCGTGACCTACAACGTCGGATCAGTCCAGTACGACCCCACGAAGAGGGACACTATAGTCGAGGACATCGAGCCCGTGTTTGAGTAG